The sequence below is a genomic window from Pseudorasbora parva isolate DD20220531a chromosome 4, ASM2467924v1, whole genome shotgun sequence.
TTACCTTGAGTCTGATGCTTCTTGTAGAGAGTCACTATGAATGACACGAATCCAACGATGAGCAGAAGCAGAATCACAGTCACACAGATGATcagagatgatgatgatgatgacgataatgatgatggtgatgatggagATGATGATGGAGATGATGACGAcgacgatgatgatgacgatgatgaagatgatgatgacgacgatgatgatgacgacgatgacgatgatgaagatgatgatgaagatgatgatgacgatgatgatgatgatgatgatgatgatgatgatgatgatgatgatgatgatgaaaacAAAACTAGTGATTTTGCCTTTTGCTCTAAAAATAGAGAAATACATTTGCTGTAAGAAACTCACAATGAAATTTGATATTGGGTCCCTTTGATTTGGGATtatataaaaatttaaatacaAGTTTTGACAGTAACATACAAtttttccattaaaacagtaGAAATACTGTAGAATACTGTAGAAAACAATGCATGCTGGGtcatttctgtcattttagAGAAAGTAACCTACATGAATATACTGTGAATTAACAGCACTCAAAGTCAACACTCAGAGTCTGTGTTCTGAATCACACCCTATTCCCTACTATAGTTCACTGATATAGTCCACTTGACAGAGTGAATTCAGACATGGATGGACACCTGCTGgtaagtcaccattatggagatcagtgctTGCTTTactgggctcttgacccttgactcttTAACATCAGTTTTTATCTGGCTGTCTAACtctgttaataaaacacatttgtcACAGCAAGAAAAAGTAAAGAGGAAGTTGATCAGGTGTTTTGGGATGTTTTGATGATCCCATAATCATCATGAACTCGTCTGATTCACTGACCTCATCCTGTGGCTTTGAAAATCTTTGATTTTACTGGTGTTTTAATTTGATATTTATTGATAATCTGT
It includes:
- the LOC137073729 gene encoding secreted acidic protein 1A-like, translated to MNDTNPTMSRSRITVTQMIRDDDDDDDNDDGDDGDDDGDDDDDDDDDDDEDDDDDDDDDDDDDDEDDDEDDDDDDDDDDDDDDDDDDDDDENKTSDFAFCSKNREIHLL